One segment of Brassica napus cultivar Da-Ae chromosome C3, Da-Ae, whole genome shotgun sequence DNA contains the following:
- the LOC106386228 gene encoding uncharacterized protein LOC106386228, with the protein MAGENDWRKTADTTKMSSEGVKAAGVESSKRPPGSNPGGVLHQRRNLPYSYTTMALAGLAISGAIMYTVMYVKKKPEASATDVAKAATGTAKPEDTHPRK; encoded by the coding sequence ATGGCCGGAGAAAATGACTGGAGGAAAACGGCGGATACGACGAAGATGAGCTCGGAGGGAGTGAAAGCCGCAGGGGTTGAATCATCGAAGAGGCCCCCAGGGAGTAATCCTGGTGGTGTTCTCCACCAACGCCGTAATTTGCCATACAGTTACACCACCATGGCTCTAGCTGGATTAGCTATCTCAGGTGCTATCATGTACACTGTTATGTACGTTAAGAAGAAACCGGAAGCTAGTGCCACTGATGTAGCTAAAGCAGCGACAGGTACGGCTAAACCGGAGGATACCCATCCAAGAAAGTAA